The following nucleotide sequence is from Alkalihalobacillus sp. LMS39.
ATACCTCCGTTTATAGACCGACTGTCGGTCTATAAAAATAATAACAATATTTCCTTTTTTAGTCAAATTTATTTTTGAACTGTAACTTTCCTATTGCTGTCGGGGTTCACTTTATACATACAAAAAACCTCAGGAGACAAATTAAATCGTCATACCGAGGTTTTTCTCATTTATTCTTTTGCTCGAGGTGCACTGTGAAATGTGATCGTTTTATGTGTTCCGTCACAAAAAGGCATCTTACTTGATTGACCACAGCGACAAAGAGAAAAACTCTTTCCTACTTTAAATGGATTGCCCTCACCATCAACGAGTTCGACATCACCATTCACTCGGATTGAGCCATTATCATTAATCTTTATGACCACTTTTTCTTCTGCCAAGGAATTCACCTACCTTCTATACATACGTTTAAACAAAATCAATCATCTTTATTCATAAACTATGCGTTAGCCTTGTACAGTGTCCAATCGCATCTACCTCAAACGCAGGATGAGAGTGTTAATACTCCTTTTATATTGAAAGCAGTTCCAATCTTTTCACACGACTTTTCATTCAAAACGTTTTATAATAATGGTCTAAAGTTAAATTTACTGGAGGTTTAAAATACAATGAACAAAAAACTTGTGGCACTAAGAGAAGTATCAAGAGAAGAGTTTATGGAATTAGCGCAAAGCGGAACTCGGGAGTTATTTGACTTAGGACAATTTAAAGTCCTAGATGCGTGGAAAGGTGAGGAACAACGTCAGTTTGTCTATGATATGGGCCCACACCGTTGTTTTGAAATTGATAAAAATACAGGCTATGATTTAGTCACCGCTTTTTATTGTGGAGGGAATAAACAAGAGATTAATGAAGCTTTACAACATATTGTTTCTTCGATGTAAAAAAAGAACATCAAGCTGTCGATCATGTATCGGCAGCTTTTTTCGCCGTTCTTACGGACATCTGTTCCGCTATTTTTAGAAAAATTCACGTTTGGCAGTTGCTATCGGACATTGGTTCCGCTAAATCGGTAAAAATGAGGTTTTACACCGGTAAATCGGTCTATTAACGGAACATGTGTCCGATACGAAATGAGATAGAGATGTTTTTCACAAAATAGCGGAATAAATGTCCGTTACGAAAATGGCAAGAATAGAATTCGAGAGCTTCTTTTTACTTTTCTCCTTTATAATCCCATTCTCACTTTAATCATAAACGTTCCAGTTAAAATTTGGAAGTTTAATTTCGCTTAAAAAACAACTTTCACTAGAAAACTAATGCTCTAAGCTTACCTATACACTTCTTGAATTAATAAGCGCCTATCCCCAATGTATTTAAAACCTGGGGTAGACGCTCCTATCCTACACTTCTTTCTTTAATAACCTTTTTAACCCTTGCCATAACTGGCCATTAGCTGTGTCTAAAATAAAATGAACAACTGGAAATGACATTTGATCTGGTGCGAGCAATGGCATTTTTTTCAGGGGAAGGTTTGAAGACGTATCCATCAGCATTTTAAACTCAGGATTTTTGTAATCGACTTCTCCACCGGTTTGCATTGCAATTCTTTTCTCGATCCCTTTGTAAATTAGCTTACAAACCAAACTTGTTTCTTTCATCTCGTTTATTGAATTTGATAAATCATACGATCCTTTTGTTTTCGGTACATATTCAGGGTAGGGCTCATGTATCGTTAAGAAATCCTCTTTTGTTGGTTCTCCTTGTAACGTATAGTACCAGTCACTGCAGTCACTTCGCACCGGCTTAACTCCGTCTACCTTTATGTTTTCTTCTAATCGAATATCTTCACAATTCGCTCCAAGCTGAAGGAGGTACGCTCCACTTTCCACAACCCAGTCTGATTGTTTATCATCATAAATAGCAAAACTCCTCGTATCTAATTCTATGGCAATCTCTTTACTTTCACCAGGTTCAAGATAAAGTTTAGCAAAACCTTTCAGTTCTCGTTTCGGTCGATAAACACCATCTGTTTGTGGAGAAATATATAACTGAACAACTTCATGGCCTGCCCGTTGTCCTGTATTTTCTATAGTAGCTGTTACCGTCATTTCTCCCTTGTTACTTCTTTGTATTTTCATTTCGGAATAGTCAAAAGATGTATAAGACAATCCGTATCCAAATGGATATCTCACTTTTTTGTTAGCTGAAGTGAAGTAGCGATAGCCACAATACATACTTTCTAAATATGGAGTTTGTCTTGGGTTCTCTTGATAATACCGGCTGTTCACCACATCTTCATATGTCATCGGATAAGTTTCCGTCAATTTCCCGCTTGGATTGACAGCACCGAATAGCAAATCCGCTGCCGCCTGTCCTCCAGCTTGGCCGGAAAGTTGCATGTGAAGAATGGCCTTCCCTTTCTTTTCCCATGGCATTTCAATCGCACTTCCTCCAACAACAACGATAACGATATTCGGATTGACTTCGGCTATTGCATGTAATAACTGAATTTGGTTTTCTGGAATTCGCATGTGCGTTCTGTCAAAACCTTCACTTTCAAATATATCTGTAAGCCCTAAACAAAAGATGACGACATCTGCCTTTTTGGCAACTGTCACTGCCTTGTCATGAATGTCTTGCTCCACGTTATCTTCTATCGTGTATCCTTCTGCAAAAGAAACATCTTTCGTATAGGATTTAACACCATCTAATAAGCTGACTAGTTTTGTAGGAGTGACTTGAGACGAACCACTACCTTGATATCTAGGAGATTCCGCTAATTTGCCAATAACCGCTACATTCACGCCTTTTTTTAGTGGGAGAATGTCGTTGTTTTTTAGCAACACACCAGAGGATTGAGCAATGTGTCTTGCCAACTCATGGTTGTCCTCAAATATATTTTCTGGTACAGCTTCACTCTTTTGGCTTGTCGTTCGTTCAATCAACGTGAGCAGTCTGTCCACGCATTGATCAATGTCTGATTCATCAAGAATACCGTTTTCAACAGCTTCCTTTACGATTTCGTCAAAACTGCCTTTGCTACTTGGCATCTCTAAGTCGAGTCCTGCTTTAAACGCTTCTACTCGGTCATTCATTGCGCCCCAATCCGTCATTACCACTCCGTCAAATCCCCATTCTTCTCGTAAAATATCATGGAGTAATCTTCGGTTATCACTGCAATACGTACCTTCGATTTTGTTATACGCACACATAAGTGTTGTCGGTTTTGCTTCCTTCACCGCAATTTCAAAAGTCGGTAAATAATATTCTCGCATCGCACGTTCATCAACAATAACATCCGTCGTCATTCGCTTTAGCTCTTGGTTATTCAAGGCAAAGTGTTTTAACGATACACCTGTCCCTGTACTTTGGCAGCCGTTAATCCAAGCGGCAGACAGTTTTCCAGAAAGAAAAGGGTCTTCACTGAAATATTCAAAATTACGACCACAAAGGGGATTTCTTTTCATATTCGTACCAGGTCCTAACACAATATTCACACCTAGCTTAACCGCTTCTTTTCCGATCGCTTCCCCCATCTTTGCAATAAGCTCCACGTCCCATGTCGCACTGACTGCACTCGCTGTTGGGAAACATGTTGTTGCTACACTCGCATTCAGTCCGAGGTGATCTTCTTCCCCTTCTTGCTTGCGGAGTCCATGAGGTCCATCACTTAAAAACAATGATGGTATGCTAAATTCTGTGAACTCTTTAGTTTCCCAGAAAGATTGACCAGAGCATAAAGCAATTTTTTGTTCCAACGTCATGTTTGAAATCGTCTCTTGATGCTTCATAATTCCCTCCACTAATCGTTTCCTTTAAAATTCCCACTTATTGCAAAGACGAAACACACATTATGTTCGTAATATTTTCTCCATCGCCTTTCCTTTCGCCAGCTCATCAATTAACTTATCTAAATAGCGAATTTCTCGCATTGTTGGCTCTTCAACGTTTTCTACACGGACACCACAGACGACACCTTTGATTAACGTTCGCGAAGGATTCAGTCGGGGCGCTTCTTCAAAAAAAGTCTCAAAATTTGTTTGTTTTTCCAATTGTGCTTCAAATTGCTCTTGACTATACCCCGTCAACCAACAGATGATTTCATCCACTTCGGTTTTCGTTCGGCCTTTTTTCTCTGCCTTTGCTACATAATGGGGATAGACGTTTGCAAAACTCATTGTATAAATTTTATGCTTCGCCATGATTGATCCCTTCCTTCTCTAGTTTCCTTTATTATAGTTCGAGAAATTGGCGTGTTCAAACAAGTTACTGTCGATACACTTTTTGTTGTGCCATTAGAGTGTTAGTTTGGTTATTACCTTAATTTATTTTAGGATAAACGAAATATCTTCGTTGTTCATTTGTTGTTCATATTCCTCTGTTATTCTCTTTATGAAATAGATGGAAGGGAGTAATAGACGATGAAACTGTTCGAAATTTGTTTGTTTATTGTGACTTGGTTGACGGTGTATGGATATGTGTTTCGTTTATGGACGAATAACAAAAAGAGTGTAGCTTTAGTTGTACTTGGAGTTGTCTTATTCATTCTCCATGTAATGGTAGAAGGACTTAGATTTCAGCTTATCCCGCTTTATGTAGTATTTGTATTAATTGGAGGCGGAGTTGTTATTAGTATGATGAAAAACAAGAGATCATTAGATTTCAAGCCGAGTTTATGGAAAAGAATATCCGTTGGGGGTATAGGTACGTTACTTTTAACTGCTACATTATTCGTTACCCTTTATTTTTTCCCAATTTTAAAAATTCCTGAACCAACAGGGCCTTATGCCGTGGGGGTGACCAATTATCATTGGGTAGATTTAAATCGAGAGGAACCTTATGCAGATCCTCCCGTTGACCACCGAGAGCTGATGGTTCGGGTATGGTATCCAGCTGAGTTGGATAAGGACGCTAGAAAAGCGCCATATGCTTTAGATTCAGAGGACACAAAAAGAGTAGGCGAAAATCTTTCTATAGATTTACGAATGACTCTCTACTCTTGGCTTCAAGCGGAAAATCATTCGTATTCAGATGTGCCCCTCTCAAAAGAAAAAGAACAATTTCCTGTGTTAGTATTTTCACCAGGATTTGGCTTTTCTCCCTATATGTATACAAGTATAATAGAAGAATTAGCTAGTCAAGGTTATATTGTATTCGGTATCGAACATCCCTACCATTCCGAAATCCCTACAGTCTTTCCAGGAGGACGAGTGGCTAAAGGAGATATGAGCTTGCCAGAAGAGAATGAGCTTATCGACGAGGAAATAATAATATGGGTAGAAGATGCTTTATTTGTGATTGAAAAAATCAATGAAATCAATGAAAACGACCCACACGGACTGCTGACAGGAAGCCTAGATTTATCACGTATGGGCATGTTTGGTCATTCTTTCGGGGGTGCTACGACAGCTCAGGTCATGTATCTTGAGCCAAAAATCATCGCAGGAGCCAACATGGATGGATTCTTCTATGGACCACTAATCGAGGAAGGCCTTGCTCATCCTCTTATGCTCCTAGCTGGTTCAGAGGAATTGATCCTTCTTGATAAGGAAGACGGGGACCCTGTACCAAAAGCTGAATATCCAGAGTGGGCTATTGAATTTGCTGCAGACGAAAAAAAGCGAAGGGAAAGTGCATTAAAAAATAAAGGAGTCACAGTTGTTTATGAAGAAGCTGATCACCTTAGCTTTTCAGACGCTATGTTGTATCCACAATTTCTTGATTTAGCTGAATATGACCCAATTTTATTAGCAAAAATTAATCAAGCTTTGCAACACTTTTTTGATGAGCAGTTAAAAGAAAAGAGTCATTAGTTCAAAAAAAATGTTATAGGGGAATTCTTTATGAGTAGATTGCTTGTTGTTGATGATGACCCACATATTAGAGAGTTAGTAAAGCTAGCGCTTCGTGTAGATGGTTATGACCTCACCGAAGCAGAAAGTGGAACGGAAGCTCTCCTCATTATGAACCGTGAGCGCATGGATGCTGCTATTGTGGATATTATGCTCCCAGGGGTGGATGGATTGCATGTTTGCCGTGAAATAAAGCAATACTATGACATCCCAGTCCTTATGCTGACGGCGAAGGGAACAAATGGAGATAAGATAAAAGGCTTTCAATCAGGTACAGACGATTATTTGGTAAAGCCATTTGACCCAGTAGAATTAAAGTATAGAATCAAGGCATTATTACGGAGGTTTCGAATGGAAAATGGTTATTCTGTACAAATTGGAAATGTATATATGAATAGAGAGCGTGTTGTTCGGGTTGGTGAAAAGTCTATAAGACTACCACCTAAGGAGTTCGATTTACTGTTTAAACTAGCAGCACATCCTAATCGTGGTTTAACGCGTGAGCAATTAATTGAACATGTGTGGGGAATTGATTTTGAAGGAGATGAGCGGACTGTCGACGTTCATGTAAAGCGGTTGAGAGAACGCTTTTCAAAGCTGACCGACAACTTTGAAATTGTGACTGTTCGAGGGCTAGGTTATCGGTTGGAGACTAAACATGTTTAAAACATTATATGTACGAACTGTTGGTATCTATTTAGGAGTGTTGATATTTAGTGTTGTTTTTAGTGTGGTTGTAACTTTCTTTATCTTTTATGAAAAAGTAAGTCAGGACCAAGAACAAATTTTCCATGAAAAAGCCGAGTCAATCTTCGAATTATATGAACAAACTCAGCCGAACGATTTTCAAACTTTTATGGAAAATTTATCAAAGGCTTCTTCTTTGTCAATACAATTGATAGAACCAGAGACTAATCATATTCAAACCTTTAACCTAACAGAAGAAACAATATTAAATCAAGGTGAT
It contains:
- a CDS encoding response regulator transcription factor, with the protein product MSRLLVVDDDPHIRELVKLALRVDGYDLTEAESGTEALLIMNRERMDAAIVDIMLPGVDGLHVCREIKQYYDIPVLMLTAKGTNGDKIKGFQSGTDDYLVKPFDPVELKYRIKALLRRFRMENGYSVQIGNVYMNRERVVRVGEKSIRLPPKEFDLLFKLAAHPNRGLTREQLIEHVWGIDFEGDERTVDVHVKRLRERFSKLTDNFEIVTVRGLGYRLETKHV
- a CDS encoding CDGSH iron-sulfur domain-containing protein, encoding MAEEKVVIKINDNGSIRVNGDVELVDGEGNPFKVGKSFSLCRCGQSSKMPFCDGTHKTITFHSAPRAKE
- a CDS encoding glycoside hydrolase family 3 C-terminal domain-containing protein, coding for MKHQETISNMTLEQKIALCSGQSFWETKEFTEFSIPSLFLSDGPHGLRKQEGEEDHLGLNASVATTCFPTASAVSATWDVELIAKMGEAIGKEAVKLGVNIVLGPGTNMKRNPLCGRNFEYFSEDPFLSGKLSAAWINGCQSTGTGVSLKHFALNNQELKRMTTDVIVDERAMREYYLPTFEIAVKEAKPTTLMCAYNKIEGTYCSDNRRLLHDILREEWGFDGVVMTDWGAMNDRVEAFKAGLDLEMPSSKGSFDEIVKEAVENGILDESDIDQCVDRLLTLIERTTSQKSEAVPENIFEDNHELARHIAQSSGVLLKNNDILPLKKGVNVAVIGKLAESPRYQGSGSSQVTPTKLVSLLDGVKSYTKDVSFAEGYTIEDNVEQDIHDKAVTVAKKADVVIFCLGLTDIFESEGFDRTHMRIPENQIQLLHAIAEVNPNIVIVVVGGSAIEMPWEKKGKAILHMQLSGQAGGQAAADLLFGAVNPSGKLTETYPMTYEDVVNSRYYQENPRQTPYLESMYCGYRYFTSANKKVRYPFGYGLSYTSFDYSEMKIQRSNKGEMTVTATIENTGQRAGHEVVQLYISPQTDGVYRPKRELKGFAKLYLEPGESKEIAIELDTRSFAIYDDKQSDWVVESGAYLLQLGANCEDIRLEENIKVDGVKPVRSDCSDWYYTLQGEPTKEDFLTIHEPYPEYVPKTKGSYDLSNSINEMKETSLVCKLIYKGIEKRIAMQTGGEVDYKNPEFKMLMDTSSNLPLKKMPLLAPDQMSFPVVHFILDTANGQLWQGLKRLLKKEV
- a CDS encoding DUF2200 domain-containing protein, whose protein sequence is MAKHKIYTMSFANVYPHYVAKAEKKGRTKTEVDEIICWLTGYSQEQFEAQLEKQTNFETFFEEAPRLNPSRTLIKGVVCGVRVENVEEPTMREIRYLDKLIDELAKGKAMEKILRT